Proteins co-encoded in one Epinephelus moara isolate mb chromosome 11, YSFRI_EMoa_1.0, whole genome shotgun sequence genomic window:
- the LOC126397747 gene encoding kinesin-1 heavy chain-like codes for MGDPAAETTIKVVCRFRPLNSSEVARGDQYIPKFQGEDCVQIAGKPYYFDRVFRSDTTQVQFYNAVAQKIVRDVLGGYNGTIFAYGQTSSGKTHTMEGKLHDPDMMGIIPRIVQDIFNYIYSMDENLEFHIKVSYFEIYLDKIKDLLDVSKVNLSVHEDKNRVPYVKGCTERFVSCPDEVMDAIDEGKNNRHVAVTNMNEHSSRSHSIFLINIKQENSQTGQKLTGKLYLVDLAGSEKVGKTGAEGTVLDEAKMINKSLSSLGNVISALAEGSSYVPYRDSKMTRILQDSLGGNCRTTMVICCSPSAFNDAETRSTLLFGQRAKTIKNQVSLNVELTAEQWKKKWEKEKEKNKTLRSTVTWLEAELNRWRSGETVPVEDQFDKEKATAEVLALDSTLNNDKTAPTPTLSALPGVQLTEAEKEKYGAEMAKLYKEMDDKDDEINQLSQSIEELKQQMLDQEELLASSSRDHDTLQTELNRLLAENEASKEEVKEVLQALEELAVNYDQKSQEVEDKALEFEALSEELEEKSSSLASIDSELQKLKEMTNHQKKRVTEMMSSLLKDLAEIGIAVGSNDIKQQESSGLIDEEFTVARLYISKMKSEVKTMVKRSKQLESSKAESTQKMEQTEIELVACQLRVSQHEAKIKSLTESLQNVEHKKRQLEETVDSLNEEIVRIKAQEKVNTMEKDSEIQSANEVKEAVEKQIQFHRETHQKQISSLRDELDQKEKLMTELQDLNQKIMLEQERLRVEHEKLKAADQEKSRQLQELTVMQDRREQAKQDLKGLEETVARELQTLHNLRRLFVQDLATRVKKNGQMDDAENSAAQKQKICFLENNLEQLTKVHKQLLRDNADLRGELPKMEKRLRATAERVKALETALKEAQENAARERKRHQEEMERIKDTVKPKNMGRRASIAKPIRPGQLPGLISLSVNRSNIMNNSKPDSIDEGGDSSC; via the exons ATGGGGGACCCCGCAGCGGAGACCACCATCAAGGTGGTGTGCCGGTTCAGGCCGCTCAACAGCTCGGAGGTGGCCCGTGGGGACCAGTACATCCCCAAGTTTCAGGGGGAGGACTGTGTGCAGATCGCG GGCAAACCTTACTACTTTGACCGTGTGTTCCGGTCCGATACAACGCAGGTGCAGTTCTACAATGCCGTGGCTCAGAAGATTGTCAGAG ATGTGCTGGGGGGCTACAATGGGACAATATTTGCCTATGGGCAGACATCCTcgggtaaaacacacacaatggag GGGAAACTCCATGACCCAGACATGATGGGAATCATTCCCAGAATCGTCCAAGACATCTTCAACTACATTTATTCCATGGATGAGAACCTGGAGTTTCACATCAAA GTTTCATATTTTGAAATCTACCTGGACAAAATCAAGGACTTGTTGGATG TGTCAAAGGTCAACCTTTCTGTCCATGAAGATAAAAACAGGGTGCCCTACGTCAAG GGGTGTACAGAGCGTTTCGTGAGCTGTCCCGACGAGGTCATGGACGCCATAGATGAAGGCAAAAACAACAGACATGTGGCTGTCACAA ACATGAACGAGCACAGTTCCAGGAGTCACAGCATCTTCCTCATCAACATCAAGCAGGAAAACTCTCAGACTGGACAGAAACTCACCGGCAAGCTGTACCTGGTCGATCTGGCCGGGAGTGAGAAA gTGGGTAAAACGGGAGCAGAGGGCACAGTGCTGGATGAAGCCAAGATGATCAACAAGTCCCTGTCTTCGCTGGGAAATGTCATTTCAGCTCTGGCAGAGGGCTCG AGCTACGTGCCGTACAGAGACAGTAAGATGACCAGGATCCTGCAGGACTCCCTGGGAGGGAACTGTCGCACCACCATGGTCATCTGCTGCTCACCCTCTGCTTTCAATGACGCTGAGACCAGGTCCACACTGCTGTTTGGacagag GGCAAAGACCATCAAGAACCAAGTGTCCCTGAACGTGGAGCTGACAGCAGAGCAGTGGAAGAAGAAgtgggagaaagagaaggagaagaacaAGACGCTGAGAAGCACCGTCACCTGGCTGGAGGCCGAGCTCAACCGCTGGAGGAGCG GAGAGACTGTGCCAGTGGAGGATCAGTTTGATAAAGAAAAGGCCACAGCAGAGGTCCTGGCTCTGGACAGCACGCTCAACAATGATAAGACGGCGCCCACACCGACCCTCAGCGCCCTCCCCGGGGTCCAACTCactgaggcagagaaagagaagtACGGAGCAGAAATGGCCAAGCTTTACAAAGAGATGGATGACAAG GACGATGAGATCAACCAGCTGTCTCAGTCTATAGAGGAGCTCAAGCAACAGATGTTGGACCAGGAGGAG CTCCTAGCCTCCTCCAGCCGCGATCACGACACCCTGCAGACAGAACTGAACCGGCTGCTGGCGGAGAACGAAGCCTCcaaggaggaggtgaaggaggtgCTGCAGGCCCTGGAGGAACTGGCTGTCAACTACGACCAGAAGAGTCAGGAAGTTGAGGACAAAGCGCTAGAGTTTGAAGCGCTCAGTGAGGAGCTGGAAGAGAAATCG AGCTCCTTGGCCTCCATCGACTCTGAACTCCAGAAGCTGAAGGAGATGACCAACCACCAGAAGAAGAGGGTCACtgagatgatgtcatcattaCTCAAAGACCTGGCTGAGATAGGCATCGCCGTGGGAAGCAACGACATTAAG CAACAAGAGAGCAGTGGTCTCATCGATGAAGAGTTTACTGTGGCCCGTCTCTACATCAGTAAGATGAAGTCAGAGGTGAAGACGATGGTGAAGCGCAGCAAACAGCTGGAGAGCTCCAAGGCCGAGAGCACCCAGAAGATGGAGCAGACAGAGATTGAGCTGGTTGCCTGCCAGCTCCGCGTCTCCCAG CATGAAGCTAAAATCAAGTCCCTGACAGAAAGCCTTCAGAATGTGGAGCACAAGAAGAGACAGCTGGAGGAAACGGTTGACTCTCTCAATGAGGAGATTGTCAGGATCAAAGCCCAAG AAAAAGTCAACACCATGGAGAAGGACAGTGAAATCCAGTCTGCCAATGAAGTCAAG gaagCTGTGGAGAAGCAGATCCAGTTTCACAGAGAGACCCATCAGAAACAGATCAGCAGCCTGAGAGACGAGCTGGACCAGAAGGAGAAACTCATGACAGAGCTGCAGGA TCTGAACCAGAAGATCATGCTGGAGCAGGAGAGGCTGAGGGTGGAGCATGAGAAGCTCAAGGCTGCCGACCAGGAGAAGAGCCGCCAGCTGCAGGAGCTCAC GgtgatgcaggacagacgggaGCAGGCCAAACAGGATCTGAAGGGACTGGAGGAGACTGTG GCCCGAGAGCTGCAGACACTCCACAACCTCAGGAGGCTTTTTGTCCAAGACTTGGCCACTCGAGTCAAAAAG AACGGTCAGATGGATGACGCAGAAAACAGCGCTGCCCAGAAACAGAAGATCTGCTTCCTGGAGAACAACCTCGAGCAGCTCACCAAAGTTCACAAGCAG CTGCTGCGGGACAACGCCGACCTCCGCGGTGAGCTGCCTAAAATGGAGAAGCGCCTGCGGGCCACCGCTGAGCGGGTCAAGGCCCTGGAGACTGCACTAAAGGAGGCCCAGGAGAACGCAGCCCGCGAGCGAAAGCGCCACCAGGAGGAGATGGAGCGCATTAAGGACACTGTCAAGCCCAAAAACATGGGCAGGAGAGCCTCGATAG CCAAGCCCATCAGACCAGGCCAGCTGCCAGGCCTTATTAGCCTTAGCGTCAACAGGTCCAACATCATGAACAACAGCAAGCCTGACAGCATCGACGAAGGAGGTGACAGCAG CTGTTGA